From the Desulfosarcina sp. BuS5 genome, one window contains:
- a CDS encoding histidine triad nucleotide-binding protein: MENDCLFCKIINKEIPSDFIYENDRVVVFRDINPQAPLHLLIVPKKHIRSINDITGEDLGFISEMIIIARDMAKKELVAESGYKLFFNVEKGGGQIIFHIHLHLIGGWKQD, translated from the coding sequence ATGGAAAATGATTGCCTTTTTTGCAAAATTATAAATAAAGAAATTCCGTCAGATTTTATATACGAGAATGACAGAGTTGTAGTATTCAGAGATATTAACCCCCAGGCTCCTCTTCATCTGCTTATTGTGCCTAAAAAGCATATCAGGAGCATTAATGATATTACTGGCGAAGATTTGGGATTTATATCCGAAATGATAATCATTGCAAGGGATATGGCCAAAAAAGAGTTGGTTGCGGAATCAGGTTATAAGCTTTTTTTTAATGTGGAAAAGGGTGGGGGGCAGATAATCTTCCATATTCATCTGCATCTTATAGGTGGCTGGAAACAGGATTAA
- a CDS encoding transposase: protein MLLTESAPFIKQYIEDLNNSLEQYKPGAGLTFTQKAWLSFCLTGILMVNAVCWAKFERASLGNYKLAALSWMFRKGKISWDNLLVGSVRRILKKYGITNGVIVFDESDRARSKNTKRIYKAHKQKHKASGGYVNGQTVVLLLLVTDSITVPIGFKFYMPDPVVSAWKKEEERLKKKGLPKSKRPVKPAFNPEYPKKIQLALLLLENFKKYYPKITVKCVLADALYGSKEFMNGASNILGGVQIISQLKSNQNIRYKGKKKTITDYFNMINKGVNCTIRVRGGEKVNATVSSARLKVDAHDGNVLFVIALKYEGEDEYRYLAATDVSWRTVDIIQAYSLRWLVEVFFEDWKLYEGWGQEAKQYDEEGSSRGLILSLLLDHCLLLHPEQKACIENKTPVFTVGSLQKRAQMDVLMECVKFLLQQQDPGEKLKEMGQVIKKVFRLMPSGKHMSGRTIGRLEPTPSLSRKYCPC from the coding sequence ATGCTATTAACTGAATCTGCACCATTTATCAAACAGTACATTGAAGATCTCAACAATAGCCTGGAGCAATACAAACCTGGTGCGGGATTAACATTTACCCAGAAAGCATGGCTAAGCTTTTGTCTTACCGGTATATTAATGGTAAATGCTGTATGTTGGGCAAAATTTGAACGGGCGAGTCTGGGCAATTATAAATTAGCAGCTCTATCTTGGATGTTTCGTAAGGGTAAGATTTCATGGGACAATTTACTTGTTGGAAGCGTCAGGCGTATTTTGAAAAAATATGGTATCACAAATGGTGTAATTGTTTTTGATGAGTCTGATCGTGCCCGTTCTAAGAATACAAAGCGAATATACAAGGCTCATAAGCAAAAACACAAAGCAAGCGGAGGTTATGTTAATGGGCAAACAGTTGTTTTGCTTCTTTTGGTCACAGACTCTATAACCGTACCTATTGGTTTTAAGTTTTACATGCCTGATCCAGTTGTTAGTGCCTGGAAAAAAGAAGAAGAGAGATTGAAAAAAAAGGGACTCCCGAAGAGTAAGCGTCCTGTCAAACCAGCATTTAACCCTGAGTATCCGAAAAAAATTCAATTAGCCCTGCTCTTACTTGAGAATTTTAAAAAATATTATCCTAAAATTACTGTTAAATGTGTATTGGCTGACGCTTTATACGGTTCAAAAGAATTTATGAATGGAGCCTCTAATATTTTGGGAGGAGTGCAAATTATCAGCCAATTAAAGTCAAATCAAAATATACGATACAAAGGTAAAAAAAAGACAATTACGGATTATTTCAACATGATTAACAAAGGTGTAAATTGCACCATTCGTGTGCGAGGCGGTGAAAAAGTCAATGCAACAGTGAGCAGTGCCCGCCTTAAGGTTGATGCACACGATGGCAATGTGCTTTTTGTGATAGCTCTTAAATATGAAGGGGAAGATGAATACCGTTACTTAGCTGCCACTGATGTGAGTTGGCGCACAGTTGACATTATTCAAGCATATTCTTTGAGATGGCTTGTAGAGGTTTTTTTTGAAGACTGGAAGCTTTATGAAGGATGGGGACAAGAGGCCAAACAATATGACGAAGAAGGATCAAGCCGAGGCCTGATCTTGAGTCTGTTGCTAGACCATTGCCTCCTCCTTCACCCTGAGCAAAAGGCCTGCATAGAGAACAAAACTCCCGTGTTTACCGTGGGAAGTCTACAAAAAAGAGCTCAAATGGATGTTTTGATGGAATGTGTCAAATTTTTGCTGCAACAACAAGATCCCGGTGAAAAGCTTAAAGAAATGGGGCAAGTTATCAAAAAAGTTTTCCGACTTATGCCATCGGGAAAACATATGAGCGGAAGAACCATAGGTAGATTGGAGCCAACACCCTCTCTATCACGTAAATATTGTCCTTGCTAA